GTTCTCGCGAACAACATAGGCCAAGTTGTCGTGTCAATCACAAGTATTGTCCCAGCCTTAGCGCCAATTGGTCTGCAGACAAATACTCTTGCAGGTACGATGACATTCTTGAAGATCATCGGTGACATCAAAGCTGGAGCCAAGGTCGATAATAGAGATGTTCTTACACTTATGGGCAACGTTGCTGGAGTTGTCGCAACAGTTGCCGTTCTAACTGGTGCAGGGCCTGTAGCCATAACGGCGGCAGCATTCGGCGTTTTCGTAAACGTGGTTGGGATTGGGCTTTCTAGCGGAGGCCTTGTTGATTATACCGCGAACATGATCGAAAGAATTTGGCCCTCAACTCAGCCCGCTTTGACGTTCAACGAATACCATTACGACATACAGGGAAGGGTGCGGCGATATGATGATATATTGAATGATCCGGAATCAGGCTTCTCGTTATGGATTGTTAAGGATTGGGGCAATATCGAGTTTTCAGAACTGCCAGAACCTCCTCCTCGCCGGGGAGAAGATGACGAGGTTGACGGGGATGGCCTCGAATAGACTCTGCCCACAACAACTCGCCGCCATCAGCGGATGAACTAAGCATGCGCAGTGTAGAGGTAACACGCGCACGCATCTTAGATGTGTTACAGGGCCGGGGATCACTTGCAATGCGACGTTGGCGTGAAGATACGTTCACGAAATTTGTCTTGACTGATTTACACTATTTCTGAGACTTGGTGATTGCCACAGCTATAATATCTGTTTCTCTGGTGTGGAAAGAGGCAGATGAGTAGCAGTGCGCCTGCGGGTGACAACGCGCCCCGCGTCTATGAATTCGAGCAGATGAACCTGCAAGTGGGCGGGCGCGTGCAGTTCATTACGCACCGCACCTTGAAGCCCATCCAGCACTTCTCCAGCGTCGTCGGCTGGGTCAAGGACGAGTACCTGATCGTCAAGATCCCGTTCGAGAACGGCGCGCCCATCGCGCTCAACGAGGGCGACAAGCTGACCTTGCGCGTGTTCTCCGGCGTCAACGTGTGCTCGTTCGCATGCGTCGTGCAGCGCGTGTTCCAGCGGCCGCTGTACTACGCGCACGTGTCCTTCCCCGACCAGATCCAGGGTACCAGCCTGCGCACGGCGATGCGCG
This is a stretch of genomic DNA from Pseudoduganella chitinolytica. It encodes these proteins:
- a CDS encoding flagellar brake protein; amino-acid sequence: MSSSAPAGDNAPRVYEFEQMNLQVGGRVQFITHRTLKPIQHFSSVVGWVKDEYLIVKIPFENGAPIALNEGDKLTLRVFSGVNVCSFACVVQRVFQRPLYYAHVSFPDQIQGTSLRTAMRVKVDIPAQLKGSAGIEQRVFIVNLSVSGALVETAHELAQSEGDVILKFTLITQPGNREVLVAAKAIIRNAGTAKAPGPNLPPLFSYGLQFVDLDHAHYLMLQNLTYEALIADRQKIV